A portion of the Calothrix sp. 336/3 genome contains these proteins:
- a CDS encoding glycoside hydrolase family protein translates to MTRSQILKGWELKGLEKFIAPLAALLAFVYLFQWYITGELRSTSDPVFPAKLPPLVMKGGDPHIRALMRTISASESNHQRPYSLLYGGQHVQDLSRHPEICVTIVNGPNQGNCSTAAGRYQIINTTWFRIAPKYHPKPGRFVFWSSYSFDAEYQDAVVYRWLSDSQVWGTDISQLLRQGKVNQVLKLLSPTWTSLGYGIENNSMSSHLPRIYQKMLQEELKSATPAR, encoded by the coding sequence ATGACGAGGAGTCAGATTCTGAAAGGTTGGGAATTAAAAGGTTTAGAGAAATTTATTGCCCCACTAGCAGCACTTTTAGCTTTTGTCTATCTGTTTCAGTGGTACATTACTGGTGAGTTGCGTTCGACTTCTGATCCCGTATTTCCCGCAAAATTACCACCTCTGGTGATGAAAGGTGGTGATCCCCATATTCGTGCTTTGATGCGCACTATATCCGCTAGTGAGTCCAATCATCAGCGTCCCTATTCCCTACTTTATGGTGGACAACACGTCCAGGATTTGAGTCGTCATCCAGAGATTTGTGTCACCATTGTCAATGGACCAAATCAAGGGAACTGTTCTACTGCTGCTGGTAGGTATCAAATTATTAATACTACTTGGTTTCGGATTGCACCGAAATATCATCCCAAACCGGGACGCTTTGTATTTTGGTCATCCTATAGCTTTGATGCAGAATATCAAGATGCAGTAGTTTATCGTTGGTTGAGTGATTCCCAGGTATGGGGAACTGATATTTCCCAGCTTTTACGTCAAGGAAAAGTCAATCAAGTTCTCAAACTACTTTCTCCGACTTGGACAAGTTTGGGGTACGGAATTGAGAATAATTCCATGAGTAGCCATCTGCCCAGAATTTACCAAAAAATGTTACAGGAAGAGTTGAAAAGTGCTACTCCTGCAAGGTGA
- a CDS encoding NAD(P)H-binding protein, whose protein sequence is MKAFVAGATGETGRRIVQELIARDIPVRAMVRDIERARNILPQAAELVQGDVLNRESIASAISDCTVLICATGAKPSFNPTEPYQVDLEGTKNLVDIAKNKGIEHFVLVSSLCVSQFFHPLNLFWLILVWKKQAEEYIQKSGLTYTIVRPGGLKNEDNSDSVIMQSADTLFEGSIPRQKVAQVCVEALFTPTSRNKVVEIVAQPDAPAKNISELYTVVS, encoded by the coding sequence ATGAAAGCATTTGTAGCAGGTGCAACCGGAGAGACAGGTAGACGCATTGTTCAAGAATTAATCGCCCGTGATATTCCTGTACGGGCAATGGTAAGAGATATAGAGAGGGCTAGAAATATACTGCCACAAGCTGCCGAATTAGTACAAGGTGATGTTTTAAACCGGGAAAGTATTGCCAGCGCTATCAGTGATTGTACCGTATTAATTTGTGCCACAGGGGCAAAACCAAGTTTTAATCCCACAGAACCCTATCAAGTGGACTTAGAAGGAACCAAGAATTTAGTTGATATTGCCAAAAATAAAGGGATAGAGCATTTCGTTTTAGTCTCATCCTTGTGTGTATCGCAATTTTTCCATCCTCTCAATTTGTTTTGGTTAATTTTGGTTTGGAAGAAGCAGGCAGAAGAGTATATTCAAAAAAGTGGATTGACTTACACTATTGTTCGTCCTGGCGGCTTGAAAAATGAAGATAATAGCGACTCTGTGATTATGCAGAGTGCAGACACTTTGTTTGAGGGAAGTATTCCCCGACAAAAAGTTGCTCAAGTGTGCGTGGAAGCATTATTCACTCCCACCTCTCGCAATAAAGTTGTAGAAATAGTTGCTCAACCAGACGCTCCCGCAAAAAATATCTCAGAACTCTATACAGTTGTAAGCTAG
- a CDS encoding DUF1997 domain-containing protein — MLARKPEYQSLESNEVIFSVVSGIQEVETTSQEVTPEEPIQFSGHYADCMEMYAPAGTVAEYLNSHGVWFSRCAEPMKVEPLGEHGYALVIGRFGSFGYEVEPKIGLELLPPQAGVYRIQTIPIPGYQPPGYDVDYQAVLQLSENQDNSTGILGEFTRVEWELDLKVYIQFPRFIQRLPKSLIQSTGDRLLNQIVRQVSRRLTRKVQADFHQSFGIPVPKKYKKW; from the coding sequence ATGCTGGCAAGAAAACCTGAGTATCAATCCTTGGAATCAAACGAAGTTATTTTCTCTGTGGTGTCAGGTATCCAAGAGGTGGAGACAACTTCACAAGAAGTCACTCCAGAAGAACCTATACAATTTTCTGGTCATTATGCTGACTGTATGGAAATGTATGCTCCTGCGGGTACTGTTGCTGAGTATCTCAACAGTCATGGGGTGTGGTTTTCCCGTTGTGCAGAACCCATGAAGGTGGAACCTTTAGGAGAGCATGGTTATGCTTTAGTAATTGGTCGTTTTGGTTCTTTTGGGTATGAAGTAGAGCCAAAAATTGGTTTAGAACTTTTGCCACCCCAAGCTGGTGTTTATCGGATTCAGACTATACCGATTCCTGGCTATCAGCCACCGGGCTATGATGTCGATTATCAAGCTGTACTGCAATTGTCAGAAAACCAAGACAATAGTACGGGTATTTTGGGTGAGTTTACTCGTGTAGAGTGGGAATTGGATTTAAAGGTATATATCCAATTTCCTCGGTTTATTCAACGTTTACCAAAATCTTTAATTCAATCAACTGGCGATCGCCTACTTAACCAAATTGTCCGCCAAGTTTCCCGTCGTCTGACTCGCAAGGTGCAAGCAGATTTTCATCAGTCCTTTGGTATTCCCGTCCCCAAAAAGTATAAAAAGTGGTAA
- a CDS encoding DUF4079 domain-containing protein, with protein MNLSPEVKYWSQFFHPIMMWALLLLSLYAAYLGLQVQRTRSASGEEKKELIKGKYNIRHHQYGSILLGLMVAGCVGGMAVTYINNGKLFVGPHLLAGLGMTVAIAFSAALSPYMQKGANWARMTHILLNFALLGLFAWQAITGVQILQRIITQ; from the coding sequence ATGAATCTGTCACCAGAGGTTAAATACTGGTCTCAATTTTTTCACCCAATCATGATGTGGGCACTGTTACTGCTATCTCTGTATGCTGCCTATCTCGGTCTACAAGTGCAGCGTACCCGCAGTGCTTCCGGTGAAGAGAAGAAAGAATTAATCAAGGGTAAGTATAATATTAGACACCATCAGTATGGTTCAATTCTGTTGGGTTTGATGGTGGCAGGTTGTGTGGGAGGTATGGCAGTAACTTATATTAACAATGGCAAATTATTTGTCGGACCTCACCTACTGGCAGGATTGGGAATGACTGTGGCGATCGCCTTTTCTGCTGCCCTATCTCCCTATATGCAAAAAGGGGCAAATTGGGCAAGAATGACCCATATATTATTAAATTTTGCCCTTTTAGGCTTATTTGCTTGGCAAGCAATCACAGGTGTTCAAATTCTCCAAAGAATTATCACTCAATAG
- a CDS encoding ankyrin repeat domain-containing protein, with translation MGVNLDLKEIAVIKAVKAGDIRQLQLLLSGGVNANVMDGEGTSALMYAASLGYTEIVRSLLDFGADINLKRRLYGLTALMLAVSGQHTDVVQLLLSRGADIHAVNEDGSTALMAAAMRGHSGIVRMLLEAGSQVNTKDKDDDTALSVAVKQGNSSVVEALLAAGAEINAEDAEGETPLLLAVDRGDVEIVRLLLQAKAQNISTSLLAAAAVGEGAIASLLLGYGADVNFQDVDGDTALHLAAVEGYTEIVRILLMHGADVQKQNRLGDTPLLVAALQGYDEIVAALLEKGAEVNFQNLGEFPLAVAINQGYTETAKILLHHGANPNIFTKDGKALLFKAVERNFIDVVELLIHHGVDINYQDAVGATALMWAAAKGYPQIARILLQAGADFTCKNQGGYTALMLAEFNEYHEVVDILRAADNQEK, from the coding sequence ATGGGTGTGAATTTAGACTTAAAAGAGATTGCTGTCATCAAAGCTGTCAAAGCTGGTGATATTCGGCAATTACAGTTATTGCTGAGTGGTGGTGTCAACGCCAATGTCATGGATGGTGAGGGAACTTCAGCGTTAATGTATGCTGCAAGTCTGGGTTATACAGAAATAGTGCGATCGCTACTAGATTTTGGAGCAGATATCAACCTGAAACGAAGACTTTATGGTTTAACAGCCCTAATGTTAGCAGTGAGTGGACAACACACTGACGTTGTACAACTTTTACTGTCGAGGGGTGCGGATATTCATGCAGTCAATGAGGATGGTAGTACTGCGCTCATGGCTGCGGCGATGAGGGGGCACAGTGGTATTGTTAGGATGTTATTAGAGGCTGGTTCCCAGGTAAATACCAAAGATAAGGATGATGATACCGCCCTTAGTGTTGCCGTCAAACAGGGAAATTCCTCAGTTGTTGAAGCTTTGCTAGCAGCAGGTGCAGAAATTAATGCTGAAGATGCTGAGGGTGAGACACCTTTACTCTTAGCGGTGGATCGGGGAGATGTGGAGATTGTACGTCTCTTGCTCCAAGCAAAAGCGCAGAATATTAGTACTTCTTTACTAGCTGCGGCGGCAGTTGGAGAAGGGGCGATCGCCTCACTTTTACTAGGTTATGGTGCAGATGTAAATTTTCAGGATGTCGATGGGGATACCGCCCTACACCTGGCAGCAGTGGAAGGTTATACCGAGATAGTGCGGATTTTACTGATGCATGGTGCCGATGTGCAAAAACAAAACCGTTTGGGAGATACACCCTTACTAGTTGCAGCGTTGCAGGGTTATGACGAAATTGTTGCCGCACTATTGGAAAAAGGTGCAGAGGTAAATTTTCAGAATCTAGGTGAATTTCCTCTCGCAGTTGCTATTAACCAGGGATATACAGAAACGGCGAAAATTTTACTCCACCATGGAGCAAATCCCAATATTTTTACAAAAGATGGTAAAGCTTTATTATTCAAAGCTGTGGAAAGAAATTTTATCGACGTAGTTGAACTATTAATTCATCATGGAGTTGATATTAACTATCAAGATGCTGTAGGCGCAACTGCTTTGATGTGGGCAGCAGCAAAGGGTTATCCACAAATTGCCAGAATCTTGTTGCAAGCTGGAGCAGATTTTACCTGCAAAAATCAAGGAGGATATACAGCTTTAATGTTAGCCGAATTTAACGAATATCATGAAGTTGTCGATATTTTGCGAGCAGCAGATAACCAAGAAAAGTAA
- a CDS encoding cytochrome b/b6 domain-containing protein has product MSKLPYQPLLLRLTHGLNGVLIIGAMISGFLVYDSWDRRFGGLGLTKLNRDLIDIHGTFGFFISFVSLPIFLIYCWKAGRNRLLQGNTFNQLASFGTPGWWNSIQRIANTLMLLAAIFAVISGKFQDENWLPRQEFQHSWYYVHLMAWVTIVFCLIIHLVMSLKVGGIPLLLSMVNNKYRPQDNPRLWRDKIINWFRRPHF; this is encoded by the coding sequence ATGTCAAAATTACCCTACCAACCCCTTCTTCTAAGACTCACCCATGGTTTAAATGGGGTACTAATTATTGGAGCGATGATTAGTGGATTTTTAGTTTATGATAGTTGGGATCGGAGATTTGGTGGATTAGGTTTAACTAAGCTTAATCGAGATTTGATAGATATTCACGGCACATTTGGTTTTTTTATTTCCTTTGTTTCCCTGCCAATATTTTTGATTTATTGTTGGAAAGCAGGTAGAAATCGGTTATTACAAGGAAATACATTCAACCAGTTAGCATCCTTTGGTACACCTGGATGGTGGAATAGTATACAAAGGATTGCCAATACTCTCATGCTATTAGCGGCAATATTTGCTGTGATTTCTGGAAAATTTCAGGATGAAAATTGGTTACCCAGGCAGGAATTTCAGCATTCTTGGTACTATGTGCATCTCATGGCTTGGGTGACAATAGTCTTCTGTTTAATCATACACCTGGTAATGAGTTTAAAAGTAGGAGGAATACCTTTACTACTGTCGATGGTGAATAACAAATATCGTCCTCAAGATAATCCAAGATTGTGGCGTGATAAAATAATCAATTGGTTCCGTCGTCCACATTTTTAA
- a CDS encoding cobalamin biosynthesis protein — protein sequence MSLWVGIGCQKGVTEKIITAGIEQLLTEYQLDVGAIAGIATIDSKSKEPGLVGFCQLRGWILRTFPPEILNSLTVPHPSLFVGKQVGTNSVAEASALSAVWELSPNIPLGELNKHLVVSKQVFHSPYPEEKGCLTLAVAREKLQ from the coding sequence ATGTCACTTTGGGTGGGAATTGGTTGTCAGAAGGGTGTAACAGAAAAAATCATTACAGCCGGAATTGAGCAGTTATTGACAGAATATCAACTGGATGTAGGGGCGATCGCGGGAATTGCCACCATTGATAGTAAGTCAAAAGAACCTGGGTTAGTGGGATTTTGTCAGTTAAGGGGTTGGATTTTACGAACTTTTCCCCCAGAAATCTTAAATTCTCTGACTGTACCTCACCCATCCTTATTTGTAGGGAAACAGGTGGGAACAAATAGTGTAGCAGAAGCATCTGCATTATCTGCTGTGTGGGAATTATCCCCAAATATCCCATTGGGGGAGTTAAACAAGCATTTGGTAGTCAGCAAACAGGTTTTCCACTCTCCCTATCCAGAGGAAAAAGGTTGTCTAACTCTCGCAGTAGCCAGGGAAAAACTACAGTAA
- a CDS encoding metal ABC transporter solute-binding protein, Zn/Mn family produces MSANLHLFSRLSIVVAISTIGLWGCDRPGSFSNTSYTTSVTQTTVTPKLPKVVATTKLLCDLTKQVAKNTIDLTCLLPGNTNPYTYQPTPEDKQAIAAAKLILYSGYNLEPNLFKTIRNTKTSGAKIAVIQRAVPKPLQIQEDGKIIPDPYVWHNVQNASRMVEVIRSNLAKISPKNASTYSQNGNKIKKEFTQLDAWIKKRIASIPETNRKLITTQDNMAYYATSYGLAYAGGLTAIPSQAAKNNGRIHTIFTETTTNPKLLKTIGKETKIKVAGRKLYTDDLGGEKSEAKTYQKMMTTNTRTIVEALGGTYLIFENHKIK; encoded by the coding sequence ATGTCGGCAAACTTACATTTATTTAGCAGGTTATCTATAGTTGTAGCTATTTCTACCATAGGTTTATGGGGTTGTGATCGCCCTGGTAGCTTTAGTAATACATCTTACACAACTAGCGTCACTCAAACCACCGTCACCCCCAAACTACCCAAAGTAGTTGCTACTACAAAATTATTATGTGATTTAACTAAGCAAGTAGCTAAAAATACTATAGATTTAACCTGTTTGTTGCCAGGAAATACTAATCCCTACACCTATCAACCTACACCAGAGGATAAACAGGCGATCGCCGCAGCGAAATTAATCCTTTATAGTGGCTATAATTTAGAACCAAATCTCTTTAAAACCATCAGAAATACTAAAACTAGTGGCGCAAAAATAGCTGTCATTCAACGGGCAGTTCCCAAACCATTACAAATACAAGAAGATGGTAAAATTATTCCTGACCCCTATGTTTGGCATAATGTGCAAAATGCCAGCCGGATGGTAGAAGTTATTAGAAGTAATTTGGCGAAAATTTCTCCCAAAAACGCCTCTACCTATAGTCAAAATGGCAATAAAATCAAAAAAGAATTTACCCAATTAGACGCTTGGATTAAAAAGCGGATTGCTAGCATTCCTGAAACTAATCGGAAATTAATCACCACCCAAGATAATATGGCATATTATGCCACAAGCTATGGTTTAGCCTATGCCGGAGGTTTAACAGCCATTCCTTCTCAAGCAGCAAAAAATAATGGACGCATTCACACTATTTTTACTGAAACTACTACTAACCCCAAACTCTTAAAAACCATTGGCAAAGAAACCAAAATTAAAGTTGCTGGCAGAAAGCTATATACTGACGACTTGGGTGGAGAAAAGAGCGAGGCAAAAACTTACCAGAAAATGATGACAACTAATACTAGAACAATCGTGGAAGCTTTAGGAGGAACTTATCTGATATTTGAAAATCACAAAATTAAGTAA
- a CDS encoding GDSL-type esterase/lipase family protein encodes MFFYISLGLNILFILFAIAFVVRRGGVSYLKQKISQILNPIDEFSPANYPAYYWHKKSQFESLPSGKNDIIMLGDSLTDEAEWSELLGGFNILNRGISGDTTDRVLYRLDSIISYPPNKIFLLIGINDLINENRTVKDTLIKYETILDEFKRRIPQTQVFVQSLLPVNNNCERFWQDNQNIISFNQDLRKLALKYDYLYLDLFPNLVNTEGEMDKQYTHDGLHLHGQAYQIWRDIIKQYIP; translated from the coding sequence ATGTTTTTTTATATTTCCTTGGGATTAAATATACTTTTTATCTTGTTCGCTATAGCTTTTGTTGTCCGTCGGGGGGGAGTATCCTATTTAAAACAAAAAATTTCTCAGATTCTTAACCCCATAGATGAATTTAGTCCTGCTAATTATCCCGCTTATTATTGGCATAAGAAAAGCCAATTTGAAAGCCTGCCGAGTGGGAAAAATGATATCATTATGCTAGGTGATAGTTTAACAGATGAAGCAGAATGGTCTGAGCTATTAGGTGGATTCAATATTCTCAATCGAGGAATTTCCGGGGATACAACTGATAGAGTTCTTTATCGTTTAGATTCGATAATTAGTTATCCTCCCAACAAAATATTTTTACTGATAGGCATTAATGACTTAATTAATGAGAATCGAACAGTTAAAGATACTCTGATTAAGTATGAGACAATTCTCGATGAATTTAAGAGAAGAATTCCCCAAACACAGGTTTTTGTGCAGAGCTTATTGCCTGTAAATAATAACTGCGAAAGATTTTGGCAGGATAATCAAAATATTATTAGCTTCAATCAAGACTTACGAAAATTGGCGTTGAAATATGATTATCTTTATCTGGATTTATTCCCCAACTTAGTCAATACAGAAGGAGAAATGGATAAGCAATATACCCATGATGGCTTACATTTACATGGGCAAGCATATCAAATTTGGCGAGATATAATTAAACAGTATATTCCTTAA
- the miaA gene encoding tRNA (adenosine(37)-N6)-dimethylallyltransferase MiaA: MTRLIVICGATATGKSGLAIALAKRLHTIIISADSRQVYREFNIGTAKPTIGEQKLVPHYLIDVCEPTETMTVADYQEQVQQLINSVPQSCSLLVGGTGLYIKAITRGMKIPRVAPNLQLRSQLQTLGQRQLYQMLQQVDAIAASKIHPHDAVRTLRALEVFYITGFPISQQQGENPPTYPILQIGLDCNPDELNQRIAQRTEKMIADGLVDEVRDLCNKYGLNLPLLETLGYQEIKQYLREEISLETAKQDIILHTRQFAKRQRTWFRAYPEIAWFDANSGNLLDDVWRTIEAFLLS, from the coding sequence ATGACACGATTGATTGTAATTTGTGGAGCAACGGCAACGGGTAAGTCTGGTTTGGCGATCGCCTTGGCAAAACGTTTGCATACTATCATTATTAGTGCGGACTCACGGCAAGTATATCGAGAATTTAATATTGGTACGGCAAAACCGACAATTGGGGAGCAGAAGCTAGTACCCCACTATTTGATTGATGTCTGCGAACCGACGGAAACTATGACTGTTGCTGACTATCAAGAGCAAGTACAACAATTAATTAATTCTGTTCCCCAGTCTTGCTCACTCTTGGTTGGTGGCACTGGTCTATATATTAAAGCTATTACTAGGGGTATGAAAATCCCCCGTGTCGCACCAAATTTGCAATTGCGATCGCAGTTGCAAACCCTAGGGCAAAGACAACTATATCAGATGTTGCAACAAGTGGACGCGATCGCTGCCAGTAAAATTCATCCCCATGATGCGGTAAGGACTTTGCGAGCATTGGAGGTATTTTATATTACGGGTTTTCCTATTTCCCAACAACAGGGAGAAAATCCACCTACCTATCCTATTTTACAGATTGGTTTAGACTGTAATCCTGATGAGCTTAACCAACGCATTGCCCAACGCACAGAAAAAATGATTGCCGATGGTTTAGTTGACGAAGTGAGAGATTTATGCAACAAATATGGTTTAAACTTACCTCTTTTGGAAACTTTGGGCTATCAAGAAATTAAGCAATACCTCAGGGAAGAAATTTCTTTAGAAACTGCCAAACAAGACATCATTTTACATACTCGTCAATTTGCTAAAAGGCAGCGTACTTGGTTTCGTGCTTATCCTGAGATTGCTTGGTTTGATGCTAACAGTGGAAATTTGCTTGATGATGTTTGGCGAACAATTGAGGCTTTTCTCCTCAGTTAA
- the gyrB gene encoding DNA topoisomerase (ATP-hydrolyzing) subunit B, with product MTSSYSADQIQVLEGLEAVRKRPGMYIGSTGPRGLHHLVYEVVDNSIDEALAGYCTHVEVDLNADGSVTVTDDGRGIPTDLHPKTGRSALETVLTVLHAGGKFGGGGYKVSGGLHGVGISVVNALSEWVEVTVWRDKKVHTQRYERGAAIGDLEAKPYKEARTGTSVSFKPDTQIFTTVTEFDYTTLANRLRELAYLNAGVKITFTDNRLELLKSEQPKIESYEYKGGIREYIAYMNSDKQALHEEIIFVHGERNNVQIEVALQWCTDAYTDNVLGFANNIRTVDGGTHLEGLKAVLTRTLNAIARKRNKLKDGDSNLSGEHVREGLTAVISVKVPDPEFEGQTKTKLGNTEVRGIVDSLVGEVLTEYLEFHPGVADSVLDKAIQAFKAAEAARHARELVRRKSVLESSPLPGKLADCSSRDPSESEIFIVEGDSAGGSAKQGRDRRFQAILPLRGKILNIEKTDDSKIYKNNEIQSLITALGLGVKGEEFDVSGLRYHRVVIMTDADVDGAHIRTLLLTFFYRYQRALIEQGHIYIACPPLYKIERGRNHYYCFSDREKEQIIRQFPDNANYTIQRFKGLGEMMPTQLWETTMNPESRTFKQVEIEDAAEADRIFTILMGDRVAPRREFIETYGSKLNLTDLDI from the coding sequence ATGACGAGCAGTTACAGTGCCGATCAGATTCAAGTTCTGGAAGGGCTGGAAGCCGTCCGCAAACGACCGGGGATGTACATCGGTTCCACTGGTCCGCGAGGACTTCACCATCTAGTCTACGAGGTGGTTGATAACTCCATTGACGAAGCTTTGGCGGGGTATTGTACCCATGTGGAGGTGGATCTAAACGCCGATGGTTCTGTGACTGTCACAGATGATGGTCGCGGTATTCCTACGGATTTGCATCCCAAAACTGGGAGATCAGCCTTAGAAACTGTGTTAACAGTGCTACACGCTGGTGGTAAATTTGGCGGTGGCGGTTACAAGGTCTCTGGTGGACTCCACGGTGTGGGTATCTCTGTAGTTAACGCCCTTTCAGAGTGGGTAGAGGTGACAGTTTGGCGGGACAAAAAAGTCCATACGCAACGCTATGAAAGGGGTGCAGCCATTGGGGATTTGGAGGCGAAACCCTATAAGGAGGCTCGTACAGGTACTTCCGTAAGCTTTAAGCCAGACACCCAAATATTCACAACTGTTACAGAGTTTGATTACACAACTTTAGCTAATCGTCTGCGGGAGCTAGCTTATTTAAATGCAGGCGTGAAAATAACTTTTACAGATAATCGCCTGGAACTATTAAAGAGCGAACAGCCCAAGATTGAAAGCTATGAGTATAAGGGTGGGATTCGAGAATACATCGCCTACATGAACAGTGACAAGCAAGCACTGCATGAGGAGATTATTTTCGTCCATGGTGAGCGGAATAATGTCCAAATAGAAGTGGCATTACAGTGGTGTACCGATGCCTACACAGATAATGTCCTAGGGTTTGCCAATAATATTCGTACCGTAGACGGAGGAACCCATTTAGAAGGTTTGAAAGCTGTACTCACCAGAACCTTGAACGCGATCGCTCGTAAACGTAACAAACTTAAAGATGGTGATTCTAACCTAAGTGGAGAACACGTTCGCGAAGGTTTGACGGCAGTAATTTCTGTGAAAGTCCCCGACCCAGAATTTGAAGGGCAAACTAAAACAAAGCTTGGGAATACAGAAGTGCGGGGGATTGTCGATTCCCTGGTGGGAGAAGTTCTCACAGAATACCTAGAGTTCCATCCTGGTGTGGCTGACTCCGTTTTAGATAAAGCCATTCAAGCATTTAAAGCCGCAGAAGCTGCTCGTCATGCGCGGGAATTAGTCCGTCGGAAATCTGTTCTGGAATCTTCCCCTCTCCCCGGAAAACTGGCAGATTGCTCCTCCCGTGACCCTAGTGAGTCGGAAATCTTCATCGTAGAAGGGGATTCGGCAGGTGGTAGTGCCAAGCAAGGACGGGACAGACGTTTTCAAGCTATTTTGCCCCTGCGTGGTAAAATCTTGAACATTGAAAAAACCGATGACTCGAAGATTTACAAAAATAATGAAATCCAATCCCTCATCACTGCACTGGGTTTGGGTGTTAAGGGTGAGGAATTTGATGTCTCTGGCTTACGGTATCATCGAGTCGTAATCATGACCGATGCGGATGTAGACGGAGCCCATATTCGTACCCTGCTGCTGACTTTCTTCTATCGCTATCAACGCGCATTGATTGAACAAGGTCATATCTATATTGCTTGTCCACCCCTGTACAAGATAGAACGTGGGCGGAATCATTACTATTGCTTTAGCGATCGCGAGAAAGAACAAATCATCCGGCAGTTCCCAGATAATGCGAACTACACAATTCAGCGCTTTAAAGGTTTAGGGGAAATGATGCCAACCCAGCTTTGGGAAACCACCATGAACCCAGAAAGCCGCACCTTCAAGCAGGTAGAGATTGAGGATGCAGCAGAAGCCGATCGGATATTTACTATTCTTATGGGCGATCGCGTCGCCCCCCGTCGAGAATTCATCGAAACCTACGGATCTAAACTCAACCTCACTGATTTGGATATTTAG
- the rpoD gene encoding RNA polymerase sigma factor RpoD, translated as MNQANNVLESIYQPDLETIAPSDMELEELLIDDEEDLLISDEGELDEEFLEAQSDEEDTKSEKTAKSRRRSQTKKKHYTEDSIRLYLQEIGRIRLLRADEEIELARKIADLLELERIREKLCQQLDRDPKDSEWAEAVQIPLPQFRYRLHIGRRAKDKMVQSNLRLVVSIAKKYMNRGLSFQDLIQEGSLGLIRAAEKFDHEKGYKFSTYATWWIRQAITRAIADQSRTIRLPVHLYETISRIKKTTKLLSQEMGRKPTEEEIATRMEMTIEKLRFIAKSAQLPISLETPIGKEEDSRLGDFIESDGETPEDQVSKNLLREDLEKVLDSLSPRERDVLRLRYGLDDGRMKTLEEIGQIFNVTRERIRQIEAKALRKLRHPNRNSVLKEYIR; from the coding sequence ATGAACCAGGCTAACAACGTACTCGAAAGCATTTATCAGCCTGACTTAGAGACAATAGCTCCATCGGATATGGAGTTAGAGGAACTCTTGATAGATGATGAAGAGGACTTGCTAATCAGCGATGAAGGCGAACTAGACGAAGAGTTCTTAGAAGCTCAGTCTGACGAGGAAGATACAAAATCAGAGAAAACCGCCAAATCGCGTCGGCGATCGCAAACAAAGAAAAAGCACTACACCGAAGATTCAATTCGTCTTTATCTGCAAGAAATTGGTCGCATTCGTTTGTTACGTGCTGATGAAGAAATTGAATTGGCAAGAAAAATCGCCGATTTACTGGAGCTAGAACGCATCCGGGAAAAACTTTGCCAACAATTGGATCGAGACCCCAAGGATAGCGAATGGGCAGAGGCAGTACAAATACCGTTGCCCCAATTCCGTTACCGCTTGCACATCGGTAGACGGGCAAAAGATAAAATGGTGCAATCTAACTTGCGTCTTGTAGTTTCAATTGCCAAGAAATACATGAATCGCGGTTTATCATTCCAAGACTTAATTCAAGAAGGAAGTCTCGGTTTGATTCGAGCTGCGGAAAAATTTGACCACGAGAAAGGCTATAAATTCTCTACCTACGCCACATGGTGGATTCGTCAGGCAATCACAAGGGCGATCGCAGATCAATCTCGGACAATTCGTCTGCCAGTCCACCTATACGAAACCATTTCTCGCATCAAGAAAACAACTAAATTACTCTCCCAGGAAATGGGTCGCAAACCCACCGAGGAAGAAATTGCTACCCGGATGGAAATGACCATTGAAAAGCTGAGATTTATTGCCAAATCAGCTCAATTACCCATTTCCCTAGAAACACCCATTGGTAAGGAAGAAGATTCCCGATTGGGCGATTTCATTGAGTCCGATGGTGAGACACCAGAAGACCAAGTTTCTAAGAACTTACTCCGAGAAGACCTAGAAAAGGTTCTAGATAGTCTTAGCCCCCGTGAACGTGATGTTTTACGTTTGCGCTATGGTTTGGATGACGGTCGGATGAAAACCCTAGAAGAAATCGGTCAAATCTTCAACGTCACCCGCGAACGGATTCGCCAAATAGAAGCAAAAGCACTGCGTAAACTACGCCACCCCAACCGGAATAGTGTTCTGAAAGAATACATCCGTTAA